Part of the Spirochaetota bacterium genome is shown below.
ACAAGACATGATCGGGAACAACAATGGGACGAGTCATCGCAGTTGCAAATCAGAAGGGCGGCGTGGGAAAAACCACGACGACCGTCAATGTCGCTGCCTTCCTCGCCGAGAAGGGTAAGCGGGTCCTTATCATTGATATCGATCCCCAGGGAAATGCGGGATTTGGCCTTGGAATCAACGTCGAGGAAATTGAGAACACCCTTTACGAGGTTCTCATCGCCCAGCATAAAATCGAGCAATCGCTGTTTAAAACGAACATCCAGAACCTGTATATCGTCCCCTCGAACATTCACCTGTCGGGCGCCCAGGTGGACCTGCTCGATTTCGAGCAGAAGGAATACCTGCTGAAAAAGGCCATCGCCCAGATAAAGGGCGAGTTCGACTACATCTTCATCGACAGCCCCCCTTCGCTCGGGATACTCACGCTCAACGCGCTCGTCGCCGCCGATTCCGTAATGATTCCCCTTCAGTGCGAGTACTATGCGCTCGAGGGACTCAGCCAGCTCCTGCGCATCATCGTAATGGTCCAGGAGAATCTCAACCGGGCATTAAAGATCGAGGGTGTCGTACTTACCATGTATGATTCCCGTACGAATCTCTCGCAGCAGGTCGTTTCGGACGTAAGGGAATACTTCAAGGAAAAGGTATTCAATTCCATCATACCCAGGAACGTCAAACTCTCCGAGGCGCCGTCGTTCGGAAAACCGATAGGCTTATATGATGCAGCGTGCGCCGGCAGCGAACGATATGCCAGTCTCGCGGAAGAGGTGTTGAAGAATGGCTAAAAAAGTACTCGGCAAGGGACTGGGCGCGATCATTTCCAGCTCCCCCGCGCCCATCGAGGAGTTCGAACACGCGTACAGCGACGCGAAAGACCGTATCGTCGAACTCGATATCAACCGGGTGCGCCCCAACCCCGACCAGCCGCGCGCCAATTTCGATGAGGACGAGATCTCGAACCTTGCGGAATCGATCATATCGGTCGGTCTTATCAGCCCCATAATCGTGCGCAAAGTGGAAGACGACTACTACGTCGTCGCGGGTGAACGCAGGCTGCGCGCCTGCAAAATCGCCGGTCTGCGCAAAATCAAGACCATCGTCATCGAAGCGACCGAGGAATCCAACCTCACGATCGCGCTCATCGAGAACATCCAGCGCACCAACCTGGACCCCATCGAGGAAGCGAAAGCCTTCCGGGTCCTTATAAACCGATTCAAGCTCAAGCAGCAGGATATCGCCCAGAAGGTGGGCAAGGACCGCGCAACTATCGCGAATCTCATGCGCCTTCTCACGCTTCCAGAGCAGATTCAGAGAGGGATATCGGAAGGAAAGATCAGTGTAGGACACGCCAAGGTTCTTCTCTCGGCGGCGCCCGAGAGGCAGAACGAGCTCTATAATGAAATCCTCCTTTCGGGGATCTCGGTTCGCGCGCTCGAAAACGTCGTTGAATCGGAAAAAGCTACGGCCGATAAAGGCGGCAAGAAAAAACAATCGGATAAAAGCGGCGCACGCAATCCCCACCTGCGTAAAATGGAGGAGACGCTGGTATCATACCTTGGCACCAAGGTGGATATACGGCATTCCGGAAAGCGCGGCAAGATAGAGATCAGTTATTATTCGCTGGATGATTTTGACCGGATAATGGACCTGCTCAAAATCAGGTGATCATTCCACTTCGATTTTAATTTTTTCAACACGGTCCGTATCGGTATCAAGAATCGAGACCGTCCGCTCCTCGCCCCGGTACACCGAGCCCGGATTAATTATCCTGGTTCCGTTCGAGAGATAGTTCTCGAAGTTGTGCGTGTGGCCCTTGATGATGTAGTCGTAATCGCCCGATGCGACCGCCTTCCGAAACATGGGGATATCGTTTCCATGGAACAGCATTATCCGCTTGCCGCCCGCGGTGAAGTCGCAGTACTCGTCCACGCACCCGAATCCCAGCGCCCTCGCCTTCTCGTTGATGACGTCGCAATCAAGGTCGCAATTGCCGAGCACGAACTTTGCCGGAATTCCATCGAACAACTCGATCAGCTTGGCCGAGGTGAGGTCTCCCGCGTGCACGACGAGGTCGACGTTCCGTTCCCTGAATACCTCGACCGCCTTCCGGACCATTTCCACATCATTATGCGTGTCCGAGATAATCCCGATCTTCATGCCGCCATCCGCACACGCTCCGCCTGGTGCCTCTACGACAGCCGGGAGCCCACGGGAATCGCCGGGTCGACCTCGATCAGCACCGGCTTATCCCCCTTTTCCTTCTTTGCGGCGAGCAGCATGCCGTAAGATTTTCGCTTGAACAGCGTGGCCGGCTTGAGATTCGCGACGAGGAGTATTTTTTTGTTCACGAGGTAGTCCGGCGTATAATGCTGGGCGATTCCGGCGATGATGATGCGGGTATCGAGCCCGGAATCCACCTTGAGCTCGAGAAGCTTATCGGAGCCGGGAATCGCCGCGGCCTCGAGAACCTGCGCCACCCTGATATCGATCCTGCCGAATTCGGATATATCCACCAGGCCGTCGTCCGTTATCGCCTGCTCGGTTTCCGGTTTCTGTTCCAATGGTTTTCCCTCCTTCTTCGGCGGTTCGGCCGCGGCGGTCTCTTTTTCAAGCCTTGGGTAAAGTATTCCGATATCGCGTATCGTCGCCCCATCGTCCAGAAGGTTCAGCGAGGTGATCTGGGCTTCATCGACAAATAGTATTTCTTTACCAAGGGCCTTCGCTATGGCGCGCGAGCCCACGGTGAGAACCGGGGAGAGCAGTACCGACAGGCCGGCGATCGATTCGATAAGGTTGCGCAGCGTCGAGGCGAGCTCCGCCGTTCGTTTCTCCCTCGCCATCTGCCAGGGTTTCGTATCGTCGATATACTTGTTCAGGAATCGAACGAAGTCCCAGAGCCGTTCGATTCCCGTGCTGAACTGGAAGCGGTCGATCGCGGCGAAATAGCCGTCCGCCGCAAGCCTGAATTTCTCCGTGATCCCGCCGCGGTCCGAGGGGTGCGCCGCGTCGAACGCGGGTACCTTTCCCTCGAAATATTTTTCAATCATGTTGAAGGCCCGCTTCACCAGGTTTCCCAGGTCGTTCGCAAGATCGTAATTGATCCGGTTGACGATCGAATCCTCGCTGAACTTCGCGTCGAGCCCAAAGGTCATCTCCCTCAGGAAGAAGTAGCGTATCTGGTCGCTCCCGAATTTCTGCACGAGATCCAGGGGCCGTACGACATTTCCCAAGCTCTTCGACATTTTCGCCTCTTCCATGTTCCAGTAGCCGTGCACATTAAGATGCAGGAAGGGCTCTATCCCCGCGGCCTTGAGCATGGTGGGCCAGAATACCCCGTGCGGCTTGACAATATCCTTCGCGATCAGATGGTGAGCCGCCGGCCAGTACGATTTGAACTTCGCGTCGTCAGGGAATCCGATTGCGCTTATATAATTGATGAGCGCGTCGAACCACACGTAAGTCACGTACTTGTCGTCGAAGGGGAGGGGGATCCCCCACTGCAGCCTGGTCCTGGGCCTTGAGATGCACAGGTCCTCCAGGGCTTCGTGCTTCAAGAGCGCGACCACCTCGTTCCTGTAACGGTCGGGCCGGATAAAATCGGGATTCTTTTCGATGTGCTCGATGAGCCATGACTGGTACTTGCCCATCCGGAAGAAGTAGTTGGTTTCCTCGATGTAGTCAAGGGGCGTATTGTGGTCCGGGCACTTGCCGTCCACCATGTCTTTCTCGGTAAAAAAGCGCTCGCACCCTACGCAGTAGTAGCCGCCGTAAGATCCAAAGTAAATGTCGCCGTTATCGTATACCTTTTGGAGCACCTGTTGAACGACGCGCTTATGCCGCTCCTCCGTCGTCCGGATGAAATCGTCGAAGCGCAGGTCCATTTCCGTCCACGTTTCCCGGAACTTTCGGCTGATACGGCTGGTATATTCCTCCGGCGTCGCGTTATTTTCCTGCGCCGCCTTTACGATCTTGTCGCCGTGCTCGTCCGTCCCCGTAAGGAAATAGGCATCGTAACCCCTGAGCGTATAGATGCGCTTTAAAAAATCGGCGAGTATGGTGGTATAGGCGTGGCCGATATGGGGCTCCGCGTTGACGTAATAGATGGGCGTGGTGACATAGAATTTTTTCTGCATGATGCTTCCCTGGGCGTAGATCTAACGCATGAAATCTTCTTCGTACTCCTCGTCTATGGCGCTCATGATCCTTTGCACCACTTCCTGGCTTATGCTGAAATGGTGCCCCTTGACCGTGATATCATCCTTCGAAACGGTGAGCAGGTGACCCTCGAACTTCAAGCGTACCGTCTCCTTGAGCGGATCGACCGATTCTACCTGGTAATTCTTCTGGCCCACGGATATCTGCGCCCCGACCTTGGGCAGCTTGTCGTTGATTTCGCGGTATACCTCGTATTCATATCCCAGGCAGCAGAGCAGGCGGCCGCACATCCCCGAAATCTTGAGCGAATTCAGGTTCAGGTTCTGCTCCTTGGCCATCTTTATGGAAACCGGGTCGAATTCTTCCTTGAGGTGCACGCAGCATCGCTCCCTTCCGCACGGCCCGAACCCGCCTATGATGCGGGACTCGTCGCGCACGCCTATTTGCCGCATCTCTATACGCGTGCGAAAGACCGTCGCGAGGTCGCGCACGAGCTCCCTGAAATCGATGCGGTTCTCCGCCACGAAATAGAATATGAGCTTGGTCCTGTCGAAAAGACACTTCACGGACACGAGCTTCATGTCCAGGCGCTTTTCCTTCGCCTTCTCCCGGCACACCTTGAATGCCTTCTGTTCGGTCGCCTCGATGTCCGGGAGATGCTTGAGGTCGTCAAGGTTGGCGACCCTGAGGAGCCTGCCGCGCGCATCGATCGCGGTGCGCGTCTTTTTCAGATGGGACGGACATTTGAATACGCGGCCCATGTCAACCCCATGCTCCGTCTCCGCGATGCACAGGGCGTTCCTTTTCACAAAAAGTCCGTTGGTATCCACATAGTATATCTGATAGCTGTTACGCAGCTTGATTCCGGTGATTTCCATTACTACCTGCCGTCTACCTATATATCGAACACGAGGGGGCCCTGGTGCGCACGTTCCCCTTCGAAATAAAGCGAATATAGCAACCCCTTGAGGGCGATTCTAAAATTTAAATTATGAGATTGGCCCCGTTTCAAGGCAAGTAGTATTTTTATGAGCCTGGCCTCAAGGTCAATATCCTCCACGAGCAGCTCCCTCGGCAGTTCCCCGGGAAGCTCCTCTCCGCGCAGGCCGCTCTGCAGCAGCTTCGAATAAATGACGAGCATCAGGTCGAGGAGCACGTCCGGCGACACGAGCTTGCCCGGGAGATCGCCCGGTATAAGGGGCGCCTGGCGCCTGTTGAGGGCCCCGGAAATATCGGCGCACAGCGCGAACAGCTTTTCGCGAAACGCGACGTCGGAAAGCTGGAAGGCCCGGCTTGCCGATCCCCCGGCGAAAAACGCCGAAAGACGCCGTATATCGGGATCGATATTCGCTGCCTCAAGAATTTTCAGAACATGCCCATCCGGGAGCGGATTGAATGGAATCTCTATAGACCGGGAAACGATGGTAGGGAGAACGCGGGACTTGGCCTCCGCGATGAGAATCATTTTAGTCGTGTGCGCGGGCTCCTCGATTGTCTTGAGGAGCGCATTCTGTCCTTCCTCGGTCACCCTGTCGATCCCGTCCACTATTACCGCGGTCGCGCCGCTCACCGGTTTCATGGAGAGCCGCTCAATCAGCCAGCGCACGCTCCCCCGCTCCTTTTTCTCCTCGGAGCCCACGGGGATGATGCCGCGCTCGTTGGGCCTCACGGCGATGAAATCGGGATGGATGTCCTTCTGCACCTGCCTGCACGGTGCGCAGTCCAGGCAGGGAGCGGGCTTCCCTTCGCAGAAGAACGCCATCAGGAAGCGCTCCGCGACCCGGAATTTGCCCGTCCCGGTCATTCCCGTGAACAGCATCGTCTGGGGGACGGTGCCGCGCCGAAACAGGGTCTCAAGCCTTCCCCTCTGGATGTCATGACCGTAAATGCCGGAAAAGTTCATCGGTTCCTCGTACTTAAGCGAAGATTTTTTACTGTCATCATTGTCCTGTCAATCACTATGACCCCGGAAAAAATGTTCCATATATCGTCCCGGAATCACGATTAGTATTAAAATGGGCGACAGCGGCATCAAATACCGGATTGAACCGTCGAGCGAAGGGGCCCCCACCATGTCCGTCACGGACGAGGCGGGAAGGAGCGTCTACCTGCATTCTCGTATCGACCCCCTGCGCGAAGCGGGCACGTTCGCAGGCCGGCTCAATCCCGAAAAATACGATACGCTCATCATCCTGGGATGCGCCCTTGGGTATCATTGCCTTCCGGTGAAAGACAATCTTTCAAGGTACACGCGCATCATCATTATTGATCCCCTTCAGGGGATCGAAGGCGAGTTGGAGAAGAATGCCGCCACCCGCTTCCTGGTTTCCTCAAATATCAACCGGCTCTTCGGCCTCCCGGCGGAGGAAGTTCAATCAATCCTGCCGGATCTTGTTAACCTGGAAGGCGGGCGAGGGGTGCAGGTACTCGAACACGTTCCCTCCCTGCGCGCCTTTCCGGCGTATTATGGCGTCATAAAAAAAACTATCGCTCGGATCATTAATAAACAGGCGGGGAATCTCGCCACTGTTTCCGCGTTCGGCGCACGGTATCTCCGGAACTGCCTGCTGAACCTCCGAAACCTGTCCGCGTGCAGACCGGTATCATGCCTGCAAAACTCATTTCCCGGCAGGCCGGCGATGGTAATCACCTCGGGGCCCTCGCTTGAGGACAAGCTCCCCACCATAGCCCGCATTCATAATAGTACCGTGGTAATTTCCGTCGACTCTGCACTTCCGGTATTGTCACGGGCGGGGATCAGGCCCGATATCGTAGTCTCGATCGATCCTCAACCACATATCCATGAGCATTTCCATCATTCGCCGTGCAGGGACTTTCTCCCCGTGTACGCCCTCTCATCGCATCCCCTGGCCGTCGCACACTATCCGGGCCTCATTTCCCTTAATTCACACCCTCTTGCCCAGCTTATCGAGGAGATGTACCCGGAGAAAACAGGCAGCATAGATTCCCGCACGGGGACGGTAACGGGAGACGCCCTCGCGTGCGCCCGCTACCTGGGATGCACGGTCATTGCGCTCATCGGGTTCGACTCCAGCTTCCCGGGATTCTCTATCTATGCGCGGGGGAGTGCATACCAGCGCCGGTTCGGCGCTTATTTTCAAAACAGGACGTCTCCCATCGAGAAGCGAAACCTGGATTATATCATGACCTCCAGCCGCAAGCTGAAACGGGACGGGCTTCATACGAGGCGGGCGTTCCTCCAGTACAGGGAACTCGTCGAAGGGTTCGCGCTTTCCGACAAAAATCACCGCATCATTTCAATTTCGCCTTCTGGACTGCCCATGGAAAAAGTCACCCGAATGGAAATTGGTGAATTCGAGCAGATGTATTGCCGGGGGGCATTCGACAAGACCGGAATTATCGGCTCCCGGTTGGACGCTGCCCCGCGCATGAATGAAATTATTGAATTGACAGCGCTTGAAAAGCTTTTAAGGAATACCCGGCTCCGTGAAGAACTTGTACGCGCGTCCCTGACTTCCGGCACCGCGGAGGCGCTGCATCGAAAGACAGACCGCTACTTCGAGGCTTTGCACGGGGTATAGATCAAATCTCGCTTCACAGGAGGGCACGCGATGAAAATCGGGGTGACCGGGATATTCGCATCGGGGAAGGGAACCGTCTGCAAAATGTTCGAGGAGCTGGGCGCCAGGGTGATCGATACCGACGAGCTCGCGCGCGATGTGGTCGCACCGGGTACCGAGGGGCTCGAGACGCTCGTGCGCGAATTCGGCACGGGGATACTGGGGCCCGACGGCGCGCTCGACAGGCGCAGGTTCGGGGTGCTGATATTTAAGGACAAGGTCAAGGTAAATCGCGTGAACCAGATCACGCACCCTTTAATCCTTAAACGAGCCGCCGAGGCGTTCGAAAAGAACCCCGGCGCCGTTTTCATGATCAATACCCCTCTCCTCTTCGAAAGCGGATTCGATAAATTCATGGACGCCACTATCGTGGTTACCGCGGGGACGGAGCAGGCGGTGGAACGCGGCGTAAAGCGCGACAATATTTCGGCCGAGGAGATCAGGGACCGTCTGAATAACCAAATTTCACTCAATGAAAAAATCAGGCGCGCCGATCATGTAATAGACAACTCCGGCACCCTGGAGAACACCAAAAAACAGGTGATCAAGATATGGAACGCTTTGACGATCTCCACCAAAAAGGAATAAAAGAAAAAAACATGTACGTGTTCCATATGGACACGCCGCGCCTCATCATCATAGGTTGTGTAATCGTGGGCGTAATCATCATAGCCTTTTTGTTCGGCATGAACCTCACAAAACCGGGAGGCAAGGGGGCCGATACGCTTGCACAGAGAGACCTTGTGCGTGGTCTTCCGGAAACCGACAACCTCGAAAGCCGTCTCCTTTCCCCTTCCGATGAAAACATACTTTCGCCGGACGGGAAAAAGACCGAGCTTCCACTCGATGACAAGCACAAACCGGCCCGGAAAGGCGATCTCGCCGCCAACGATAAATCCTCGAAGGAGTTTCCCGCCGAGGAAAAAGAGGCTGAGAACTCCGTGAAAGACGTTAAAAAAGCGGCCCTCGATGAGGAGACCAGGCCATCGCGCAAATCCGATTCAAGGAAAACGGAAAAAGCCAAATCTCACAAGGTAGTAGAGGTCGCGGCGAAGGAAAAGAAGGAGAAAAAAGACGGCTCCGAACGCGCAATGCGCGGGTATTCGATCCAGGTTGGCTCGTACGACACCAGCGACAAGGCCAAAACGGAAATGTCATCCCTGAAAAAAATGAGCTATGACGCCTTCATGGATAAGGCAACGGTCAACGGGAAAAGCTTCTACCGGGTAAAAATCGGGCCTCTCACCTCGAAGGGAAAAGCAATCGATATTCTCAGGGAGATCCAGGAAAATAACAAGTATTCGGAAAGCTACCTGGTAAAGGAATAAGCCGCTCCGCAAGAAACCGGGTACGCTTAAATCACACGGGCCGCCCAGGGCGGCCCGTTCAATTATGCGCGATCGGTAAGTACCGCGAAATCGGAAACTTCGTCTGCATCGTCTACATCAAGCAGTCTTACCCCCACGGTCGCACGCCCCTGAATGGAAATATCCTCGGCAGTCAGCCGGATCATCATGCCTGATCGCGATGCGATGATTACCTCATCGTCACCGTATACGGAACGAATGCCCGCCGCATGGCCGTTTTTATCCATGACCTTGAGATACGCCATTCCCTTTCCGCCGCGCCCCTTGGTCGCAAAATTCTTGTAATCGATCCTCTTGCCGAATCCCTTGGAGGTAACCACGAAGAGGGATGCTTCCTTTTTAACCAGGTCCATGCCCACGATCTCGTCCCCGGCAGCCAGTCTCATCCCGATAATGCCCGCGGAATTCCTTCCCATGGGCCGCATGGTATTCAGCTTTGTGCGCAGCAGCAGTCCCTTGCGTGAAGCGATAAGTACATCCCCTTCCTTGCCCGCAAGCTTGACCTCTACCAGCTCATCGTCCTTCTTGAGGTTGATGGCGATGATCCCGCCTTTCTTTGCGTTCGCAAACTCGTTAACCGCGGTTTTCTTGAGAATGCCGGTCCTGGTCACCATGCACATGCAATCCTCGGATTCCATGTCGGGTACGGCGCATATCGCCGTGATATCCTCGCCCGCGGAGAGGTTGATGATTCCCTTGAGCGACTTGCCCCGGCTCGTTTTTGACGCCGCGGGAATCTCGTACGCCTTCAGTCCGAATATCTTTCCCTTATTCGAGAACAGGAAGATGGTGTCGTGCGTCGATGCGATCATCATCATCTTGACAAAGTCTTCCTTTTTGCTCGACAGTCCGGTGACCCCTTTTCCGCCCCTTCGCTGTTTCTTGAAGGTGTCCACCGACAACCTGCGTATGAAGCCGTCATTGGTGATCGATATCACCATATCCTCTTCGGCGATCAAGTCCTCGATTTCGAATGAAGTGGAGGATTCCCCGCCGACGAGAATCTCGGTGCGCCGCTTATCGCCGTATTTTTCTTTGAGGGCTATGAGTTCGTCCTTGATGATTCCGAGAATTCTTTTATCGCTCTTGAGGATCGCCTTCAATTCCTCGATGAGTTTCATCAATTCCTTGAGTTCCTCTACGACCTTTTTTACCTCCAGGCTGGTAAGCCTCTGCAGCCGCATCTCGAGAATGGCCTTCGATTGGATTTCAGATAGTTTGAATCGCTTGCGCAGCCGTTCGCCCGCCTCATCGACCGTTTTGGAGGACCTGATGATACTTATCACTTCATCTATATTGTCGAGAGCGATCTTCAATCCCTGCAGGATATGCGCCCGCTCCTCCGCCTTTTTCAATTCATACTGCGTGCGGCGTGTTACGACGTTTTTCCGGTGCAGGATGTAATGCGAGAGCACCGTTTTCAGGTCGAGAACCTTGGGTTCCCCGTTTACCAGGGCGAGCGTAATTATGCCAAACGAGGTCTGTAGTGGGGTATGCTTGTACAATTGGTTGATTATAACATTTGTATTCGCTTCCTTTTTAAGACCTATGACAATGCGTAGACCCGTACGGTCCGATTCATCGCGAAGCTCCGAAATGCCCTCAATTTCCTTGTTGTTGACGAGCTCGGCGATCCTGGTAACAAGTGTCGCCTTGTTCACCTGGTAGGGTATTTCAGTCACGATGATCGCATCGCGTCCTTTTTTGGTCTCTTCGATGTCGAGACGACCCCTCACGATAACCGATCCCCGGCCTGTCGAATACGCCTTGTAGATTCCATCCGATCCCATGATAATGCCGGCAGTCGGGAAATCGGGCCCCCTGATTATCTTCGTGAGCTGTTTCACGGTTATGTCCGGATTATCGATAAGCGCCGTAGTACCGTCTATAATCTCAACGAGATTATGGGGAGGTATATTCGTCGCCATTCCCACGGCTATGCCCGAGGAGCCGTTGACAAGCAAATTGGGAAAGGCCGCCGGAAGGACTACAGGCTCCTGTCTCGTTTCGTCGAAATTCGGAAGGAAATCCACCGTCTCCTTGTCTATATCCCGAAGAAGCTCCTCGGCCGTATTCGACAGGCGCGCCTCCGTATACCTGTAGGCTGCGGGCGGGTCACCATCGACCGAACCGAAGTTACCCTGCCCGTCAACGAGCGGGATGCGCATCGAAAAATCCTGGACCATGCGCACCATGGTGTCATACACGGCGGCGTCGCCGTGCGGATGGAAGTTACCGATTACCTCACCGACGATCTTCGCGGATTTCACATACGCCCGGTCGCTCCGCCACGCACGTTCGTTCATCGCATGGAGTATTCGTCGATGGACCGGCTTTAAGCCGTCGCGGACGTCGGGCAGGGCCCGTCCTACGATTACGCTCATCGCGTACGCGAGGTACGAGTCCTTCATCTGTTCTTCGATCTCAACGCTGATCGTCTTGTGTTTTATCGGCTTGCCGTCACCGGATTCCTTTTTTACCACTTCAGTCTCCTGCGTTATTCCCGATCCTGTTTACAGGTCCAGGTTCTTCACGTTTTTAGCATTTTCCTCGATGAACTTCCTGCGAGGTTCGACCGCGTCACCCATGAGTATGGTAAACGTCTCTTCAGCCTCGATCTCATCATCCATCGCGACCTGAAGGATAGTTCTTTGTTCCGGATCCATGGTCGTTTCCCATAGTTGTTCGGGGTTCATTTCGCCAAGGCCTTTGTACCGCTGGATCGCAATTTTTGACCTGTCGAGGCCCTTTACGATGACATCCCGCTCGTGGTCGCTGTACGCATAATGAATTTCCTTTCCCGCCCGGACGCTGTAGAGCGGGGGCTGCGCAATATAAAGGTATCCCTGCTTGATGATTTCCTGCATGTACCTGAAAAAGAAGGTGAGAAGAAGCGTTCTAATGTGCGAGCCGTCCACGTCCGCATCCGTCATTATTATTATTTTATGGTATCGCGTTTTCGAGAGATCGAATTCCTCTTCCCCGATACCCGTACCGATAGCGGTAATAATCGTTTTAATTTCCTCGTTCGAGAGAATTTTGTCCAGGCGCGCTTTTTCCACGTTTAGGATTTTCCCCTTGAGGGGCAATATGGCCTGGAACTTGCGATCCCGCCCCTGCTTCGCCGAACCGCCGGCAGAATCCCCCTCCACAAGATAAAGCTCGCACAGCGAAGGATCCCTTTCGGAGCAGTCCGCGAGCTTCCCCGGAAGCGTGTCGCCTTCCAGCGCGCTCTTCCTGCGTGTAAGCTCCTTTGCCTTTTTCGCCGCGAGGCGCGCCTGGGCGCTCAGGATGCATTTTTCCAGTATCTTGCGGACAACCTGCGGGTTCTCCTCGAAAAACTGGCCCAGGTTCTCGTTTGTCGCCGATTCAACTATTCCCTTTACGTCATTATTGCCAAGCTTCATCTTGGTCTGTCCCTCGAACTGAGGCTGGGGCAGCTTGACGCTCACAATCGCCACAAGTCCTTCACGGACATCATCGCCCGTGAGCTGCGGCATTTTCTTGTCCAGGCCTTCTTTCTTGAGGGAATCGTTGAGCACGCGCGTAAGCGCGGATTTAAATCCAATGAGGTGGGTGCCTCCTTCCTTGGTGTTGATATTATTTGCATACGTGTACACGGTTTCGTTATAGGTATCGATATACTCGAGTGCGACCTCGATATCTACCTTGTCCCGGTTGGCGTGGAAGAAAATCGTTTTCTTGGTTATTGAATTCTTGTTTTCATTGAGGTGCTGGATGAACGACACGATCCCGCCCTTGAACTGGAAAATGCTCTCTTTGCCTTTTCCGCGGTCGTCACGCAGAACTATCTTTATTCCGGCATTGAGGAACGCCAGCTCGCGCAATCGTTTTGCGAGTGTATCAAAATTATACTCGAGGGATTCGAATATTTTAGAATCCGGCCGGAACCATATGCGGGTCCCGTTCTTTTTTGCCTCACCGATCTGTTTCACCTTGCCGGTAGGAACCCCTCGCCGGTAATTCTGCGCATATTTTTTCCCTTCCCGATAAACCTCTACCGTCATCTCCTCCGAGAGCGCGTTCACCACGGAAAGGCCTACCCCGTGAAGGCCCCCGGAAACCTTGTATGAGTCATTATCGAATTTGCCGCCTGCATGAAGTTTCGTCAGGACG
Proteins encoded:
- a CDS encoding ParA family protein, which encodes MGRVIAVANQKGGVGKTTTTVNVAAFLAEKGKRVLIIDIDPQGNAGFGLGINVEEIENTLYEVLIAQHKIEQSLFKTNIQNLYIVPSNIHLSGAQVDLLDFEQKEYLLKKAIAQIKGEFDYIFIDSPPSLGILTLNALVAADSVMIPLQCEYYALEGLSQLLRIIVMVQENLNRALKIEGVVLTMYDSRTNLSQQVVSDVREYFKEKVFNSIIPRNVKLSEAPSFGKPIGLYDAACAGSERYASLAEEVLKNG
- a CDS encoding ParB/RepB/Spo0J family partition protein, with amino-acid sequence MAKKVLGKGLGAIISSSPAPIEEFEHAYSDAKDRIVELDINRVRPNPDQPRANFDEDEISNLAESIISVGLISPIIVRKVEDDYYVVAGERRLRACKIAGLRKIKTIVIEATEESNLTIALIENIQRTNLDPIEEAKAFRVLINRFKLKQQDIAQKVGKDRATIANLMRLLTLPEQIQRGISEGKISVGHAKVLLSAAPERQNELYNEILLSGISVRALENVVESEKATADKGGKKKQSDKSGARNPHLRKMEETLVSYLGTKVDIRHSGKRGKIEISYYSLDDFDRIMDLLKIR
- a CDS encoding YfcE family phosphodiesterase is translated as MKIGIISDTHNDVEMVRKAVEVFRERNVDLVVHAGDLTSAKLIELFDGIPAKFVLGNCDLDCDVINEKARALGFGCVDEYCDFTAGGKRIMLFHGNDIPMFRKAVASGDYDYIIKGHTHNFENYLSNGTRIINPGSVYRGEERTVSILDTDTDRVEKIKIEVE
- the metG gene encoding methionine--tRNA ligase, which produces MQKKFYVTTPIYYVNAEPHIGHAYTTILADFLKRIYTLRGYDAYFLTGTDEHGDKIVKAAQENNATPEEYTSRISRKFRETWTEMDLRFDDFIRTTEERHKRVVQQVLQKVYDNGDIYFGSYGGYYCVGCERFFTEKDMVDGKCPDHNTPLDYIEETNYFFRMGKYQSWLIEHIEKNPDFIRPDRYRNEVVALLKHEALEDLCISRPRTRLQWGIPLPFDDKYVTYVWFDALINYISAIGFPDDAKFKSYWPAAHHLIAKDIVKPHGVFWPTMLKAAGIEPFLHLNVHGYWNMEEAKMSKSLGNVVRPLDLVQKFGSDQIRYFFLREMTFGLDAKFSEDSIVNRINYDLANDLGNLVKRAFNMIEKYFEGKVPAFDAAHPSDRGGITEKFRLAADGYFAAIDRFQFSTGIERLWDFVRFLNKYIDDTKPWQMAREKRTAELASTLRNLIESIAGLSVLLSPVLTVGSRAIAKALGKEILFVDEAQITSLNLLDDGATIRDIGILYPRLEKETAAAEPPKKEGKPLEQKPETEQAITDDGLVDISEFGRIDIRVAQVLEAAAIPGSDKLLELKVDSGLDTRIIIAGIAQHYTPDYLVNKKILLVANLKPATLFKRKSYGMLLAAKKEKGDKPVLIEVDPAIPVGSRLS
- a CDS encoding stage 0 sporulation protein, yielding MEITGIKLRNSYQIYYVDTNGLFVKRNALCIAETEHGVDMGRVFKCPSHLKKTRTAIDARGRLLRVANLDDLKHLPDIEATEQKAFKVCREKAKEKRLDMKLVSVKCLFDRTKLIFYFVAENRIDFRELVRDLATVFRTRIEMRQIGVRDESRIIGGFGPCGRERCCVHLKEEFDPVSIKMAKEQNLNLNSLKISGMCGRLLCCLGYEYEVYREINDKLPKVGAQISVGQKNYQVESVDPLKETVRLKFEGHLLTVSKDDITVKGHHFSISQEVVQRIMSAIDEEYEEDFMR
- a CDS encoding DUF115 domain-containing protein, producing the protein MGDSGIKYRIEPSSEGAPTMSVTDEAGRSVYLHSRIDPLREAGTFAGRLNPEKYDTLIILGCALGYHCLPVKDNLSRYTRIIIIDPLQGIEGELEKNAATRFLVSSNINRLFGLPAEEVQSILPDLVNLEGGRGVQVLEHVPSLRAFPAYYGVIKKTIARIINKQAGNLATVSAFGARYLRNCLLNLRNLSACRPVSCLQNSFPGRPAMVITSGPSLEDKLPTIARIHNSTVVISVDSALPVLSRAGIRPDIVVSIDPQPHIHEHFHHSPCRDFLPVYALSSHPLAVAHYPGLISLNSHPLAQLIEEMYPEKTGSIDSRTGTVTGDALACARYLGCTVIALIGFDSSFPGFSIYARGSAYQRRFGAYFQNRTSPIEKRNLDYIMTSSRKLKRDGLHTRRAFLQYRELVEGFALSDKNHRIISISPSGLPMEKVTRMEIGEFEQMYCRGAFDKTGIIGSRLDAAPRMNEIIELTALEKLLRNTRLREELVRASLTSGTAEALHRKTDRYFEALHGV
- a CDS encoding dephospho-CoA kinase, with the translated sequence MKIGVTGIFASGKGTVCKMFEELGARVIDTDELARDVVAPGTEGLETLVREFGTGILGPDGALDRRRFGVLIFKDKVKVNRVNQITHPLILKRAAEAFEKNPGAVFMINTPLLFESGFDKFMDATIVVTAGTEQAVERGVKRDNISAEEIRDRLNNQISLNEKIRRADHVIDNSGTLENTKKQVIKIWNALTISTKKE